The Pirellulaceae bacterium genome includes a region encoding these proteins:
- a CDS encoding PEP-CTERM sorting domain-containing protein (PEP-CTERM proteins occur, often in large numbers, in the proteomes of bacteria that also encode an exosortase, a predicted intramembrane cysteine proteinase. The presence of a PEP-CTERM domain at a protein's C-terminus predicts cleavage within the sorting domain, followed by covalent anchoring to some some component of the (usually Gram-negative) cell surface. Many PEP-CTERM proteins exhibit an unusual sequence composition that includes large numbers of potential glycosylation sites. Expression of one such protein has been shown restore the ability of a bacterium to form floc, a type of biofilm.): protein MIRLQKSKTSDWPLLILSCGLFGLAGLSNVRGEILHQETFETDGDGSRYELNDPGFEFTGDSGPGVFGLNFDADQIGLQQNAPAKRAAILWSHDMFPEDPAPESLEVWLSLVEWAVENKPAAKVGFFPGYEFADGSLIIAELLEASGYELEEVIDPADVSDDFDVVIHTSEAASTAFSELPVPLISFSGSDHDDTAIAGIGSAVEFLDPVVLTVPTEHEGHPVLGGKTGEIPWTTEFTTLQTIGKLHNGGKAIGITEDPDTGEDTAALFVIEAGDPLLGAFNPDPEGEGYLVGAALNKFGDGGERTLEIGPLSVSGKDDLSLTAALAATAADFEPGDYLRVEVELDGDPIVLDEFWGVSQAGDCLKGLSNGEVPGEEGEICLPETEFEDFSWTIPAGGDELIVRFAMLSTWGNEIIGIDNVRLASGGIGPTGDFNGSGDLDAGDLDALADGMLANDLAFDLNADGGTDYEDRKVWVKELKRTWIGDSNLDGQFNSSDFVLVFQEGKFETGETAGWTQGDWNGDKVFDSGDFVAAFTDGGFERGVVPAVNAVPEPSSAVLLIIATSLLGSRIRRRHRS, encoded by the coding sequence ATGATCCGATTGCAAAAATCAAAAACAAGCGACTGGCCACTGTTGATTTTGTCTTGCGGTCTTTTTGGGCTCGCCGGATTGTCAAATGTTCGTGGCGAGATCTTACATCAGGAAACCTTCGAAACAGACGGAGACGGTAGTCGATACGAGCTGAACGACCCAGGTTTTGAATTCACAGGTGATTCGGGGCCCGGTGTTTTTGGTTTGAACTTTGACGCAGACCAAATTGGGCTTCAACAAAACGCGCCCGCCAAGCGTGCGGCCATTTTGTGGTCGCACGACATGTTTCCGGAAGACCCCGCCCCCGAGTCGCTCGAAGTATGGTTGTCGCTTGTCGAATGGGCTGTCGAAAATAAGCCGGCCGCCAAGGTAGGTTTTTTTCCGGGGTATGAGTTTGCCGATGGCTCGCTGATCATCGCCGAATTGTTGGAAGCGTCAGGATACGAGTTAGAGGAAGTGATTGATCCTGCTGATGTGTCTGATGATTTTGATGTGGTAATTCACACGAGCGAGGCTGCCTCGACGGCCTTTTCTGAATTGCCAGTGCCGTTGATTTCCTTCAGTGGTTCGGATCACGATGATACGGCCATCGCCGGTATTGGATCTGCAGTCGAGTTTTTGGATCCGGTGGTATTGACCGTACCGACAGAGCACGAGGGGCATCCCGTGCTGGGAGGCAAGACGGGAGAGATTCCTTGGACGACAGAGTTTACGACTCTGCAAACGATTGGAAAGCTTCATAACGGTGGGAAAGCGATCGGGATTACCGAGGATCCGGACACGGGTGAAGATACTGCCGCGCTCTTTGTGATCGAAGCAGGAGATCCGTTGCTCGGCGCTTTCAACCCGGACCCTGAAGGCGAGGGCTACTTGGTCGGGGCAGCCCTGAACAAGTTTGGTGATGGTGGCGAACGTACTTTAGAAATTGGTCCGCTCTCGGTCAGTGGCAAGGACGACCTGAGTCTGACGGCTGCTTTGGCAGCGACCGCCGCGGATTTTGAGCCGGGAGACTATCTGAGGGTGGAAGTGGAACTGGATGGCGATCCAATCGTCTTGGATGAATTTTGGGGAGTAAGTCAGGCGGGTGATTGCTTGAAGGGCTTGAGTAATGGTGAGGTTCCTGGCGAGGAAGGCGAGATTTGTCTTCCTGAAACTGAATTCGAAGATTTTAGCTGGACAATCCCTGCCGGTGGTGATGAGCTAATCGTGCGCTTCGCAATGTTGAGCACATGGGGAAACGAAATCATTGGTATTGACAACGTGAGACTTGCCAGCGGAGGCATCGGACCGACGGGAGATTTCAATGGAAGCGGAGATTTGGATGCCGGTGATCTGGATGCGTTGGCCGACGGGATGTTAGCCAATGATCTTGCCTTTGATTTGAATGCCGATGGTGGGACCGATTATGAAGATAGGAAAGTGTGGGTCAAGGAACTGAAGCGAACCTGGATTGGTGATTCTAATTTGGACGGCCAATTCAATAGTTCTGATTTCGTGTTGGTGTTCCAAGAAGGAAAGTTCGAAACGGGCGAAACGGCGGGCTGGACCCAGGGAGACTGGAATGGCGACAAGGTCTTCGACAGTGGCGATTTTGTCGCAGCTTTTACCGATGGCGGTTTTGAACGAGGTGTCGTGCCCGCAGTCAACGCGGTTCCGGAGCCCTCGAGCGCGGTGTTGCTAATCATTGCTACGAGTTTGTTGGGCTCACGAATCCGACGACGTCATCGATCCTAG